A section of the Humulus lupulus chromosome 2, drHumLupu1.1, whole genome shotgun sequence genome encodes:
- the LOC133816762 gene encoding uncharacterized protein LOC133816762: MSRPFTLPLTGSNALEHLRQAKKSSVGSSEADREVVVPPADPPVLTRSQTKKKKKAVQDDSSDPFSDTVALSFPSNAAAYSEIGPHLGEIDKLLWPEDDHRMEQVGTDGSIDTTVSHLFQGLQGIIWLKKKIKSLMATLKDVRSQRNDLRGEVSRLKDSKKESDQLIADLKAQLESKEADVEKLRVTLGQVDDLKAEVASLENRMLVIGLEAEIQYRGVMASEFRDGKADSWDVPKYIADLEELEKMRAEEITRAEELATSFGIMNTNDLVVDD, encoded by the exons ATGTCCCGACCCTTTACACTTCCTCTAACCGGTTCCAATGCCTTGGAACATTTGCGTCAAGCAAAGAAATCGTCCGTTGGGAGCTCAGAAGCTGATAGAGAGGTTGTCGTGCCTCCGGCTGATCCCCCTGTTTTGACGCGGAGTCAgacgaaaaaaaagaagaaggctGTGCAGGATGATTCTTCCGACCCATTTAGCGACACTGTTGCCCTTTCGTTCCCTTCCAATGCTGCGGCCTATAGTGAGATTGGGCCTCACTTAGGAGAGATTGATAAGTTGTTGTGGCCCGAAGATGATCACAGAATGGAGCAGGTTGGTACGGATGGGTCAATTGATACCACTGTTTCCCATTTGTTCCAG GGTTTGCAAGGGATCATTTGGCTGAAGAAGAAAATCAAGTCCTTAATGGCAACTCTAAAGGACGTAAGGAGTCAGAGAAATGATCTTCGGGGTGAAGTTAGTCGGCTGAAAGATTCCAAGAAGGAGTCTGATCAACTCATAGCTGATTTGAAGGCTCAATTAGAATCCAAGGAAGCTGATGTCGAGAAGCTGAGAGTGACTCTTGGTCAAGTTGATGATTTGAAAGCCGAGGTTGCTTCGTTGGAGAATCGGATGTTGGTCATTGGGCTGGAGGCTGAGATCCAATACCGTGGCGTAATGGCCAGTGAGTTTCGGGATGGTAAGGCTGATAGCTGGGATGTTCCCAAATACATTGCTGATCTTGAGGAATTGGAGAAGATGAGGGCTGAAGAGATAACCCGGGCCGAAGAGTTAGCCACTTCTTTTGGCATCATGAATACTAATGATCTGGTTGTGGATGACTGA
- the LOC133819636 gene encoding glycine-rich cell wall structural protein, with protein MARGDWGNIALLSLICFNVFLVSVAGRNVVSLRKDEEEKFIGLGKGGGFGAGFGGGSGGGFGGGAGGGSGGGFGGGAGGGGGFGGGAGGGAGGGAGGGGGVGGGGGAGGGAGGGFGKGGGVGAGGGFGKGGGIGGGGGAGGGAGGGAGGGIGKGGGVGAGGGFGKGGGVGGGGGAGGGAGGGIGKGGGVGGGGGFGKGGGGGAGGGAGGGVGGGAGGGIGGGIGKGGGAGGGGGAGGGAGGGIGKGGGVGGGGGFGKGGGGGAGGGAGGGVGGGAGGGIGGGIGKGGGSGGGIGKGGGAGGGIGGGIGKGGGIGGGHGKGGGIGGGHEKGGGFGKGGGVGGGVGGGHGKGGGLGGGVGGGHGKGGGFGGGIGKGGGGGIGGGIGKGGGVGGGIGNGGGIGKGGGVGGGIGKGGGFGGGIGKGGGGGVGGGIGKGGGGGIGGGIGKGGGGGIGGGIGKGGGFGGGIGKGGGGGGGFGGGGGFGKGGGFGGGGGFGKGGGFGSGGGFGGGSGFGGGAGGGGGGGFGGGFGGGGGGGSGHH; from the coding sequence ATGGCTCGTGGGGATTGGGGAAACATTGCATTGTTATCTTTGATTTGCTTTAACGTTTTTCTAGTGAGTGTGGCCGGAAGGAATGTGGTTTCTCTTAGGAAAGATGAGGAAGAGAAGTTCATAGGTCTCGGGAAGGGAGGAGGCTTTGGTGCTGGATTTGGTGGCGGTTCTGGTGGTGGTTTTGGAGGTGGAGCTGGTGGTGGCAGCGGTGGAGGATTTGGAGGTGGTGCTGGTGGCGGtggcggttttggaggaggggcTGGTGGAGGTGCCGGTGGTGGTGCCGGTGGAGGTGGAggtgttggtggtggtggtggtgccgGTGGTGGAGCTGGTGGCGGCTTTGGCAAAGGTGGTGGAGTTGGAGCTGGAGGTGGTTTTGGAAAAGGTGGTGGAATTGGTGGTGGTGGAGGAGCTGGTGGTGGTGCCGGTGGTGGTGCTGGTGGCGGCATTGGCAAAGGTGGTGGAGTTGGAGCTGGAGGTGGTTTTGGAAAAGGTGGTGGAGTTGGTGGTGGTGGAGGTGCTGGTGGTGGAGCTGGTGGCGGCATTGGCAAAGGTGGTGGAGTAGGAGGTGGAGGTGGTTTTGGAaaaggtggtggtggtggtgccgGGGGAGGAGCTGGTGGTGGTGTTGGAGGAGGAGCTGGGGGTGGAATTGGTGGAGGCATTGGAAAGGGTGGTGGAGCTGGTGGTGGTGGAGGTGCTGGTGGTGGAGCTGGTGGCGGTATTGGCAAAGGTGGTGGAGTAGGAGGTGGAGGTGGTTTTGGAaaaggtggtggtggtggtgccgGGGGAGGAGCTGGTGGTGGTGTTGGAGGAGGAGCTGGGGGTGGAATTGGTGGAGGCATTGGAAAGGGTGGTGGATCTGGTGGTGGTATTGGGAAAGGTGGAGGTGCTGGAGGGGGAATTGGTGGTGGTATTGGCAAGGGTGGTGGCATAGGAGGGGGACATGGGAAAGGTGGTGGAATTGGAGGTGGGCACGAAAAAGGAGGAGGATTTGGCAAAGGTGGCGGAGTTGGAGGTGGTGTTGGAGGGGGACATGGAAAAGGTGGTGGACTTGGTGGTGGTGTTGGAGGAGGACATGGTAAAGGTGGTGGTTTTGGTGGAGGCATTGGAAAAGGTGGTGGTGGTGGAATTGGAGGTGGAATCGGTAAAGGTGGTGGAGTTGGGGGTGGTATTGGTAATGGTGGTGGCATTGGAAAAGGTGGTGGAGTTGGCGGTGGTATCGGTAAAGGCGGTGGTTTTGGTGGAGGCATTGGAAAAGGTGGGGGTGGTGGAGTTGGAGGTGGAATTGGTAAAGGTGGAGGTGGTGGAATTGGAGGTGGAATTGGTAAGGGTGGAGGTGGAGGAATTGGTGGTGGAATCGGTAAAGGTGGTGGTTTTGGCGGAGGTATTGGgaaaggtggtggtggtggtggtggctttGGAGGAGGCGGCGGGTTCGGTAAAGGTGGAGGGTTTGGAGGCGGAGGTGGATTTGGTAAAGGTGGAGGCTTTGGAAGTGGTGGTGGCTTTGGAGGAGGAAGTGGATTCGgcggtggggcaggtggaggtggaggtggaggaTTTGGTGGTGGGTTTGGTGGCGGAGGTGGCGGCGGTAGTGGCCACCACTAA